agaacgttgttgaagactctgtgggtgtgcgagtcctttccgtaaccaagcataaaaccttcatgtgctttcggtgcaaattttgagttgtgatgaggatctctaatccaacatttagcaccgaagactttgaaataactcacattgggtttcttgtcagtgaggagttcataggcagtcttcttgaagaatttatgaagatatactctgttgatgatgtggcacgcaatatcaattgcatcaatccaaaaatgacgaggcgttttgtattcatcaagcatagtgcaagccatctcagcaagagtcctgttcttgcgctccacgacgccattctgctgaggagtataaggagcagataactcatgagtaataccaagttcatcaagatattcatcaAGAACAGAATTCTTgtactcagttccattgtcacttctgatgtgcttgatcttcacaccaaagatggttgaagcccttgaggaaacacgtttgaagacttcctgcacttcatgtttgtaagtaacaatgtgtacccatgtgtaacaagagtaatcatcaacaataacaaagccatgttgagatgcatcatttgaaactgcagaataatggttaggaccgaagagatccatgtgaagcaattcaaatggtcgagtagtagtcatgatagtcttcgctggatgcttagcctttgtcatctttccagcttcacaggctccgcataagtgatccttgaggaatttgacattctcaatgccaatgacatgcttcttcttcgcaagcgtgtgcaaattcctcatgcctgcatgaccaagtcgtcgatgccatagccagccttctgaagcttttgcaagtaggcacatagctggttgtggtcctgtagagaaatcaacaatatacaagtctcctctcctaaagccttcgaagactttggaattttcagcttccatgatcacaacacaacgatacttgccaaacacaacaaccatatcaagatcgcaaagcattgagacagacatgaggttgcatcctaaggactcgacaagcatgactttgtccatgtgtcgatcctttgagatcgcaaccttacctagacccaatacctgactttttcctttgtccgcaaagatgatatgcttcagatgcaatggtgataagggagcatccatcaatagattcttgtcaccagtcatgtgatttgtacatccactatcgaggacccactcagtagctttgggttgatcatcctgcagatgaattagtgcaacttacgaactcatatacttcatcagtgaagaatatgacatcacaattcatcagatcaatttcatcaagtaatagaaTAGATAAAGCAatgtgaggacgtgagaaatgagagttcatttcttcatgattagcctgcgtcctttcaggcaattttcaggtctccagcaaattcttcagacgttttagcatgtctggagacctaaccctgcataagagattagttctttttcttcaccacccacatctgaaggggtggcaaagagttcatcactctgcgagctccatatgagaaaggtggcatagaagccagtccatttcgtttcacataagaggagttaggataagcatatgaataagcagagaaattcttcaaagacttatgaacataatggttagaagaataatgctcatattcatagcccttagcccTTCCCTACGAAACaaggtgttagcacgatgatgttcatatgaggactttgatccgtttgagaaatttggtccgtatgaggacttggatccatatgaagaatttggtccatatgaagagtttgatctgtggttcctgttcttcactggtggtgtcatgaggacattcacctgaagattttcaaggcaacttttgggaacccagattttcttcataagagaaccgttcctgcagttagtgccaacatatctagcaaatacttcaccattctgatttttgaacagtttatagttggagtcgagtgactcatcagaagaatgaggagattcacatgtaaagccagataaattggatggatcaactggaggtccctttgcagcaacccatgaggttttggggtactgctcaggcttccaatatgtaccatcagcattgagtttcctctcaaaggcaataccctctttcctagggttcctgttgaggctctgctttttaagcacatcacaaagagtctgatgccctttgaggcttttgtacatgcctgtcatgtacaattccttcagccctgcatcatcagtgatactagcaatgtcctgagatgaggaattagtgatagcagagacaggtgaagaatttgtagcagaagaagcatttgaacattcaggtgaagaattagcagattcacgttcaatgcacttcaagcatggaggaacaaattcttcctgagcagcgctgatttgttgagcaagtaatgaatcgcgctccttctgaagatcttcatagctCACTCTTAGcatttcaagatcttgctttctctgaagaaattcataagaaagcttctcatgatcagataagagagtgttatgacgaccttgaaggttgtcaaacctagactgaagtctctgaagactctcagccaaagctttcaactgatccatttcttcacccaacatatcatcgctcttatttagcatgtattgaactttttccaaagctctttgttgtttagtggcaagggaagcaagtttgacatagctgcgtccaaattcatcgccagattcatcatcactggattcagataggtagcattcagttacctttgcatcttttgccataaggcaaggtgtagaagatgatgattctggttcgaatgtcatcgctttgagagattccttgaagtcctcaaaccaaggatcatgacgggttcgatgaccttcatagacttCAGAGAgatggtcccagataagcttcgcattatcgatatgcatgatgttcctgaactggttttgagacagacaggagcagatgacgtccttcgctgtCAGGTTGAGAAGGGtgaacttgcgaatgtcatcagcttcagccatCTTGCACaaatcagtaagaccaatctcagtgacggtccacagctcactATTCATCGCCATGAGACGCTTCTTCATCATttccttccacttgggatactcgtgaccgtcaaagatggggcatgacacggtcttcattcctgtggtcgacataactaaaactccaggcggtcaaaccaaaatcacacagaacaagggagtacctcgctctgataccaattgaaagtgcgttatatcgactagaggggggtgaataggcgatttttatgaattcttcactgaggattttgcgggtgaggaaattccttagcgaagaactacttgcagcggaataagtactcaaaaataaacataacagaacacaagcatggtcatcatgatgaagtgaagacgagcacagagtacagaagaaaaaaaaagcgtaagcacaggataacacaggatgaagacaaatagactgaagaaattgaacttaggaaattgagaaagtcttcagtcaaagtcttcaaacacagatatgaataagtgcacaacacagttatgaggaaatgaaagagttgaggaaatagaaccagtaagcttggtgaagacaatgatttggtagaccagttccaactgttgtctcagttgtacgtctggttggaggggctaggtatttaaacctgaggacacacagtcccggacacacagtcctcaccatattctccttgagctaaggtcacacaaacctcgcccaatcactcgtggtaagtcttcaggtgacttctgaaccttcacaaactcggtcactcggcgatccataatttctcttggatgctctagaccatgacgcctaaccgtctgaaagaagcacagtcttcaaaggtaacaagtgtcggatccacgtaggatcaatctcttcagtgatgctcaatcactttgggtttgtatgtgtttgggtttgggttttcctcacttgatgattttcgctcaaagtcctcggaggatgggatgctctcaaatgacaagtgtcagtttctctcggagcagccaaccaactagtggttgtagggggcggctatttatagcctagggagcagcccgacatgataagacataaatgcccttcaatgatatgaccgttaggtgggtagatattttgggacagctggcacaaggcacagcaacggtcggaaatttgagtatcaaattactcagggctatcatgttcctcactgtgtaggcaatccgcactggcgaattcctaactcctcagtcaaacaaattcctcagagaccagaagaacttcgtctctgtcactgaagaatatgactgaactgaatgagatttccaatggcttcactcgaagggattggtaggtgtaggattttgagttgagcatcacatggaaaattttccttagtatttcctcgaccccctttaacagtgcggtgtttcctatgactcaagaaagagaaaataaaactacgaaaacaaaagtcttcacgcttcatgttcctcgtatgaataccaagtcttcaaggtcacaccaatttcttcactttcaaagtctttagaaagtcttcagaaatccaaagtcttcagtcgaagaacttcatttttaggggtcgactttctctgtaaatatcaaactcctcatagacttatagacttgtgtacactcataaacacattagtcccttaacctataagtcttcaatacaccaaaatcactaaggggcactagatgcacttacaatcgttcgtagagagctcaaaccattgtatccttgcatcatctttcttggttcttgtttggtgtttctcttGGTGAGTTTTCGAGCtcatggtcatcttcatgacaagctcgagttcatctaAAACGGAGTTCTtgtatgcatcttctatgatgttttcgatgatGGAGTTTATGTCGGGTCCTCACTGATGGAGGTTTCACATCTCTATATCATAGGCATAATCTCTATTGCCACTTCTGAAGTTTTCCAGTCGCGGCAACTCTTGTCGTTAGCTTTCTATCAAGCTTGAGTTCGTCGAAATCGGTGTtcgtttgcagaagttatggcagttttggtcttCTTGCATCCTTCTGTTTTGTTTGGGTAGTTTTTCAGTTTGAGCGGTagtagagagcggtagtaccgctcccccgagcggtagtaccgcttaggcggTACTTCCGCTGACAAGTACTGCTTCCACTTCCGCTTATTTTTATGCTTCCGTTGCCCAATCAGCTTgagcggtagtagagcggtagtaGAGAGCGGCAGTACCTCtctaagcggtagtacctctcgagcggtactacctctctggcAGATCTATAAATCGTGTTTTTCTGtctcgttgggctgttttgaccgtgctaagcagtagtaccgctccccaagcgGTAGTAACGCTTTAGCACGACTTGtgggcataacggttggattcgggggtGCCTATTTAAGGGGGCCTTCTTCCCCAATGGTCCCCATCCTTTTGAGCTCATGTTtaccccccattgttgaccttctttgagcttgctatctctcaatccctccaatgattctttctacttcttgagggaaaagaagaggagatctagatccacattttcaccaatcactttctcctctatgtgaggggaaccccttgaatCTAgaccttggagttctttgtgttctcttcttcgttcttcctatcattttcctccatagcattagttgttgtggcgggatttgggagagaaggacttgggcactccgtgtgcccttaccattgcatttggtgcatcagtttgagttctccacggtgatacgtggaagtgaaaggtgagaagcttattactctttggtgtttgggcaccctagagcttgttcctcttgggtgctttggtGCCCTAGATGATTGGTGTGTTTAGAGGTCAAtaattgtggtgtaaagctccgggcaagcgtcagggtctccaattaggttgtggagatcaccccgagcaatttgtacGGGCTCCGGTGACCGCCcctaagggttgccaaagtgtacgggtttggtgaccggccccaagggttgccatttgtacgggttcggtgaccgcccttaaGGGTCCCTtaatggaatcacgacatcttgcattgtgcgagggcgtgaggagattatggtggccctagtggctttttggggagcattgtgcctccacacatctccaaacggagattagcatccgcaagggtgtgaacttcgggatacatcgtcgtctccgcgtgcctcagttatctcttatccgaaccctttacttatgcactttactttgtgatagccatagtgttcaTATTATATATCTTACTATCGCTTAGTTGTTTATATTGGTTAGTATAAATGGttagtgcacataggtgagcctagttggtttaggttttgtgcttgacaaattaaacgctAGTTTTATTTTGCCCACCCCGTCTTGGTGACATccacgatttttcatcaagttctCAAGTTCAAGGACCTACAAATTCATGGTAGTTTTTGGTTATACCACTAATGCATACATATAATTTTCAGTACCAACATAAAATTATAGTGAGAATCGCGGCGGCCGAGGATGTTTGTCCTCCTCTAAGACTCATTAAAGACCGGCTATGTAATGgttaaaaaaataaaaccaaaattaTACTTCATTAACAGGTTATTGAGGATCGGTTAGAAAATAACCTTAGTCCAGGATAGAAATGATTCTACGTGACGCTCTCCTGGCCTCTACCCCCATGGCGATGGCGTGCGTTTTCATGTGTTTGGAGGATTCCGCGGGGTGTTTAGGTCGCGTAGCAGCATTGCAGTGCCATCCTTTGGGATCTTGACCCGGCTGTCTCATCATATCATGGCAGAAAAGAACTTACCCCGGCAGTGAATGGTTGATGACCCTATCACAAATTCACCACACAGCAACAGGCGGCCGGTGTCGATCACTTTTTGAGATGTTCTTCATCGGTACTCGAAGTGCTTCGAGTCATGATGAGCAACTCTGGAAAACACATGTTTTCTTGTGTTGATGGAGTACTAGGCTTGGTCCCATGCGCTAAGAATGTTTTTTTTTGCGTGAAAACTTTCTATCTATTCATCAATTGTGAAGGTAGTACAAAAAACACTAGAAGTAAAATTTACATCTATGTCCGTAGACCATctagtgacgactacaagcactagagcGAGCCGAGGCGCGCCGCCATCATCACCCCTCCCTCCTTGGAGCCGGACAAACATTGTtgcagtagacagtcgggaagtcgtcgtgctaaggccccataggaccagcgcaccagaacaacaaccgtcaccgatgaagagaagcattgatcggaaggatccaacctgcagaCACATAGACATAGATGAACGAAGATCGAATCCAGacggatccaccgaagacaaacaccgaccgaatcccacaagatccgccggagacacacctctacaCGCCCTCCGACGACGCTTGAAACATCACCGGGACGGGGGCCAGGCGGGGAGGACTTTATTCCATGTTcaagaagccgccgccgccccgccttctTGCTTATgccacaaaccctaacaaaacttagaAAAACGCccaaaaacggagccctcccaccggcaagagCCGGGATCCACCGTGCCTCCATGGTCCAAGGACCATAGAAGACAAAGCGGACCGACGGCGGCAGGGAAACCCTGGATGGGAGTCGTATATATAGAATGAGATGTTGTGCTCAGAATGTCTTTGATTCCAAATAATTTCAAAGTATTTCTTTTAGATTATAATCTTCTTTTTCAACCAAAGGGGTCTGACGGTCCCCATTTCATTACGAAAATGGAGTAAAAACATACCATAAATCTTTTTAATTGCAATATCTCTCTCAAACAATGAGTTTGCGAGACCTCGGTTAACCCAGTCTTTTTGTACTTTATACTAAAGTTGCGACAAGTAACATGATTCAGAGGGAGTAGCAATTTGCCTGCACATCCCGCAAAAAAAAATGCAATTTCCCTCCCCCTTTCAGCTCTtagtcttgtactccctccgtaaactaatataaaagtgtttagatcacCAAAACATAGGGAGTACTAGAATTCATGCAGGTTGATGTGACATTACAATTCCCCCTTTTCTACACTTAAGAGTCTTTAAACCGTTGAGAGAAATACACATGAAATTAGACTCCGACTAGTCAAGAGATGCGTTTGGCCGGCCTTCCGACACAGGGAGTAGAGTAAAATACGAATCAAAATACAACACAGAAATACGATGTCACATAGtagtatttctttacagagggagtagggaGTAGAGTACACTCGATCCAGGCGCGTACGTATATTATAGTTGTAGCATCCTCCAGACCCAAAAAAAATCCCCAGGTATGAAGGCAAACATCCCTCCCTCCCTGGATATCGCCTGTATAAAACCCAGTTCCCAACGCCACCACAGCCCCACGCCTCTCACCActctccaccgccaccgccacctcctcgccggcgacaaTGTCGGTGCACGTCGCGGCCGCGGCGGTTCTCATCGCGCTCCTCGTCCCCGCCCGAGCCTCGGACGTCTCCTCGTTCCCGCTCACGCAGACGCAGTCTCCGGCCAACGCCTCCGCGGCGCCCTCCTCCCCGCCCTGCCGCCTCGACCTCTCCGCGGAGCTCTTCGGCGGCGTGGCCGCGGCGTGCGGGGCCGGCGGCGGGCCGGGCTCCCTGGACCGCGGCCGCTGCTGCCCCGTGCTCGCGGCCTGGCTCTTCGCGGCGCACGCGCGCACGGCGCTCTCCgtcccggcgccggcgccggcgctggcgggcGAGGGCCTGGACGGGGACGAGGGCCCCATGGTCCCGTACGACAACCAGCGGTGCGTGGACGCGCTGGGCACCGCGCTGGAGAAGCGCGGGGTGGCGCTGCAGCGGCCCAACGCGACCTGCGACACGGTGATCTGCTTCTGCGGCATCCGGCTCCACCAGATCGGCTCGCTCCGCTGCCCCGCCGCGTtcgccgtcggcgccgccgccaGGAACGCCACGCCCACCGCCGCGGTGAAGGACCTGGAGAAGAGCTGCCGCAACGCATCCTACGCCGGCTGCTCCCGCTGCGTCCAGTCCCTGCAAAAGGTTTGCTCCTTTCTTTGCTCCGCCTTTTTCCCTTCGCAGCTTTCGTGctcttctctcttttctttaaCTTGTGCTCTAAAATCTACCACCGAGTAGTACAGTATTTCTTCAAGGGTTCATCATGTTGATGCATTTCTGGTTTTCTTTTCATTATCCTGAAGCTTCGACCTCTTCATGATAGAGTACTACTACATTTTAATTGGTCGTTAGCTTAAGTGCAGCAGTAGCTTAGCTAGGACTAGGAGCAATGCCCTTTTCCTCCGTGTGCTTTATCTTCTTTTATCGAGCAGAAAGAGCCCATTTGACATCCAGGAGATCCCCCTTTCCACACAGAAAGGCCCTTTCTGCTCACATTATTGGTTCACATGCTCAGATGGGCTTCCTCCTTGTTCTTGAGCTGATCACTAATCATTAGCTACTTGATTGTAGTATTTCTTTGTGAAAGCATTGCGCTCCCATTTCTTGAGCTGATCACTAATCATTACTAGTACTACTTAGCATTACAAGATACTCGATTACAGGACCATGTCTTGTACAATAGCGTTGGAAAGCAAGCCATACTAGTATCAAGACAGCAAGGCCAGATTCTTGGTCCAATGCCACAGGCCATAGCAATGATGAATTGAATCATTTAGTTTGTTAACCACCTGCTACATCGAACGTTGTTGATTATTGAAGAGAGTTTGTCCTTGACTTGTTTGTCGCGCATCCTCATTGGCATTGGCATTGGCTTCCTAAACTGAACAGTGAATAACACACCTCTGTCTGTACTTTTGCTCTTTGTACTGACAGTTCATGAATTTAGGAAGCTGTAATCTTTGACATTGTTCTGTACCCGAGATTTTGGTGTAAGAACAAGAAGATCGACTCGAGAGCATGTGCCTGATCAAGTGGTCGTGCATGGGCAGCATTTATTGAGGATTTCAGAGGGCCAGGCAATCCAAATGTTCGTAGTAACATTCAGTTCTGAAACAGCGAAACACCCACCAACTTCGCAACAACCTGCATTGCATCCACGTCCCTGCATGGAACACATTAAATGCATTTCATCAGGGTTCGCTCTCCTTGAAATCGGAGAGAGGAGTTTAACCTGTGGTATCTACTTGTGATCAGGTGAAGGGGAACGTGAGccgggaggtcgccggcggcgaccgCGCCCGGCGGATGCTGGGGCTGGACTGCCAGCTGATGGGCCTGACGTGGCTGCTGGCCAAGAACAAGACGGTGTACATCCCCACCGTGTCCGCCGTGCTGCGCGCCATGCTCTACACCGCGCACCCCACCGAGTCCGGCGGCCACTCCAaggtcagcggcggcggcgcggcgccgccGCGGTGCAGCCCGGACCAGGAGAACATGCCGCTGGCCGTGGACTCGCTGCAGTTCGAGCACGCCGGCAGCACGAGCTCGGCCGCGGCCCTGCTCCGCGGCGTCTGCGGCTCCCTCCTCTGCCTGGCGCTCTACTGCTTCGTCTGGGACGCGTTCTTGTAGACAGGGCATGCAGTGTGGATTAAGCTAAGCTTGTTGATAGAGTATTTTGTAGGAGCTGGTTGGTTGGTTGGTGTTAGGGATTAGCTTCCTTTTTGCTTGCACAGTGTTGCAGATCGAATTAGCGGATTGCACCGGTGGGTCTCTAGTAACCCCACCCGTGCTTTTATCCTTGGGTTATTACCCTGCTACATTGGGGAAGTAGTAGTCGTAACTTGTTCAAGCCGAAACTATTTCTTTTGGCATGTGCACGAGCAACGAAAAAAGCAAGAAAAATGAGCCGCGGGTATGGTGGATCTGTTGAAAAAGAAGAGTCGGTTTTTGGTTTGTGGCAACGGATTTTCTTTTGAAGAAGAGAGGCAGGGTCAGGGTGGCAGGCTCTAGGGCAGGTCAGGTGAAGACGACAACGAGGGGGAGGTTTTCTTGGCTTTGGCGCGACAGTTCACGTGGTAGGTAGCGTCGTGTCGTGTGTGGGTGTGGGTCAGTGGGTGTCGTCTAGTGTGCATCTGCATGTCGTCCTTTCTTGTGTCTGTCTGGCCTGGGGTGGTGTGGTGTCCCTGCCCGCCCGCATCTTGTTCCGTGGTGTTTGCCTCTTGCTCTTCTTCGATTTCCCAGCCAGACAGCGGCCCAAGAAAAGATGATAACCAACCCAACGTTTTTTTCTTTCTCAGTGTCATTTTGCtgggtttttttttcaaaaatatcaGAGCAGCTCCAATATAAAAGAAATCATCAACACCGCAGCGCCAAGGGATAGAAGCATTTTTCAAAACAAGATAGCCTCCACCTCTGACATTGTCAGAGAATTGAGAAATTCGATGGAGCTATGGAGACTCGCGGGAGCGAGCTGTATTGAGAGCCCCTTCGGGGAACCATCGTGAGATTATAGGTTTTTGAGAGgccttctttttatttttctctccgtTTTTTCCTTGGTCCCTGACCGCCAAACACCTTTTGTTATCACCATGTTCTCCCTGCTATGAATCAATGAAATAGACAGCAATTGC
This region of Triticum aestivum cultivar Chinese Spring chromosome 2D, IWGSC CS RefSeq v2.1, whole genome shotgun sequence genomic DNA includes:
- the LOC123052384 gene encoding uncharacterized GPI-anchored protein At4g28100, with the protein product MSVHVAAAAVLIALLVPARASDVSSFPLTQTQSPANASAAPSSPPCRLDLSAELFGGVAAACGAGGGPGSLDRGRCCPVLAAWLFAAHARTALSVPAPAPALAGEGLDGDEGPMVPYDNQRCVDALGTALEKRGVALQRPNATCDTVICFCGIRLHQIGSLRCPAAFAVGAAARNATPTAAVKDLEKSCRNASYAGCSRCVQSLQKVKGNVSREVAGGDRARRMLGLDCQLMGLTWLLAKNKTVYIPTVSAVLRAMLYTAHPTESGGHSKVSGGGAAPPRCSPDQENMPLAVDSLQFEHAGSTSSAAALLRGVCGSLLCLALYCFVWDAFL